From a region of the Citricoccus muralis genome:
- the rpsP gene encoding 30S ribosomal protein S16 — translation MAVKIRLKRFGKIRAPYYRIVVMDSRTRRDGRAIEEIGKYHPTEEPSFIEVNSERAQYWLSVGAQPTEQVHAILKITGDWQKFKGEPGAEGTLRTKQPKESFVTPQKGSVIIPEAITPKKDAAEAPADAAEATEVAADSAEAPADEKSE, via the coding sequence GTGGCCGTAAAGATCCGTCTGAAGCGTTTCGGCAAGATTCGCGCCCCGTACTACCGCATTGTCGTCATGGACTCCCGCACCCGCCGCGATGGCCGTGCGATCGAGGAGATCGGCAAGTACCACCCCACCGAGGAGCCCTCGTTCATCGAGGTCAACTCCGAGCGGGCACAGTACTGGCTGTCCGTGGGCGCCCAGCCCACCGAGCAGGTGCACGCCATCCTCAAGATCACCGGTGACTGGCAGAAGTTCAAGGGTGAGCCGGGTGCCGAGGGCACTCTGAGGACCAAGCAGCCGAAGGAGTCCTTCGTGACTCCGCAGAAGGGCTCGGTCATCATCCCGGAGGCCATCACGCCGAAGAAGGATGCCGCTGAGGCCCCTGCCGACGCCGCTGAAGCCACCGAGGTCGCCGCCGACTCCGCCGAGGCTCCGGCCGACGAGAAGTCCGAGTGA
- a CDS encoding ammonium transporter — MELTSGHVWTMVCAALVLLMTPGLAFFYGGMTRAKAALNMMMMSFVSIGLVAVVWVLWGYNMTGGDGIAQIFGNPFADFGLYGSFGTEDLIGIGFGATFAIITVALISGAIADRAKFSTWVVFVPIWVTAVYCPLAFMVWGGGLLSADGVIGSAVGEAVDFAGGLVVHISAGVAALVIALLLGKRKGFGTDPGHRAHNIPFVMLGATLLWFGWFGFNGGAAGDATEAGLIWVNTLAAPAAAMLGWLLTERIRGKRATSIGSASGIVAGLVAITPACAFVDPVGALIIGFIAGAACALAVGLKYKLGFDDSLDVVGLHLVAGIIGTVMIGLLGRPLEDGRAGLFYGGDASLLLAQVVAVLVAVVYAGVVTFVIGIALKATMGWRVTAEEEEAGLDRSLHSENAYEFGGGGMGTSYSESPDTGEQETVTAAAPADREATSVGVK; from the coding sequence ATTGAACTGACATCGGGGCATGTCTGGACCATGGTGTGTGCCGCCCTGGTGCTGCTGATGACCCCCGGATTGGCCTTCTTCTATGGCGGCATGACCCGCGCCAAGGCCGCCCTGAACATGATGATGATGTCCTTTGTGTCCATCGGCCTGGTCGCCGTGGTCTGGGTGCTCTGGGGCTACAACATGACCGGCGGTGACGGCATCGCCCAGATATTCGGCAACCCGTTCGCCGATTTCGGGCTCTACGGCTCCTTCGGCACCGAGGACCTGATCGGCATCGGTTTCGGCGCCACCTTCGCCATCATCACGGTGGCCCTGATCTCGGGTGCCATCGCTGACCGCGCCAAGTTCAGCACCTGGGTGGTCTTCGTCCCGATCTGGGTCACCGCCGTCTACTGCCCGCTGGCCTTCATGGTCTGGGGCGGTGGACTGCTCTCCGCCGACGGTGTCATCGGCAGCGCCGTGGGCGAGGCCGTCGACTTCGCCGGTGGACTGGTCGTCCACATCTCCGCCGGCGTGGCTGCCCTGGTCATCGCCCTGCTGCTCGGCAAGCGCAAAGGCTTCGGCACGGACCCCGGTCACCGCGCCCACAACATCCCCTTCGTGATGCTCGGCGCCACCCTGCTGTGGTTCGGCTGGTTCGGCTTCAACGGCGGCGCCGCCGGCGATGCCACGGAGGCCGGCCTCATCTGGGTCAACACCCTCGCGGCCCCGGCAGCCGCCATGCTCGGCTGGTTGCTGACCGAACGGATCCGCGGCAAGCGCGCCACCTCGATCGGCAGTGCCTCCGGCATCGTGGCCGGACTGGTGGCCATCACCCCGGCCTGTGCCTTCGTCGATCCCGTGGGCGCCCTCATCATCGGCTTCATCGCCGGTGCCGCCTGTGCCCTGGCCGTCGGCCTGAAGTACAAGCTCGGCTTCGATGATTCCCTGGACGTCGTCGGGCTGCACCTGGTCGCAGGCATCATCGGCACCGTCATGATCGGCCTGCTCGGCCGGCCCCTGGAGGACGGCCGCGCCGGCCTGTTCTATGGCGGCGACGCCTCTCTGCTGCTGGCTCAGGTGGTGGCCGTACTGGTCGCCGTCGTCTACGCCGGCGTGGTCACCTTCGTGATCGGTATCGCCCTCAAGGCCACTATGGGGTGGCGCGTCACCGCTGAAGAGGAAGAGGCCGGTCTGGACCGGTCCCTGCACAGCGAGAACGCCTACGAATTCGGTGGCGGCGGGATGGGAACGTCCTATTCCGAATCCCCGGACACCGGAGAGCAGGAGACGGTGACTGCTGCGGCTCCGGCAGACCGGGAGGCCACCTCGGTCGGCGTGAAGTAG
- a CDS encoding VOC family protein, whose product MQHQPISGRPVADLLPAGLSMGMVTLKSDNVARLRAYYEQALGLVALAEDGPHVVLGRSGVPLVGIEEARGLKLPTEGEAGLYHVAILFEEAADLAATVYSAVRLDPTRFVGSSDHLVSEAFYFQDPDNNGIELYVDRPRDQWQWGSDRQVAMTTIYLPWDRYLDTHLTEEAVNRLTTAPAAVGHVHLQVGDVLEAEDFYIRELGFEKTTALGTMALFVSAGGYHHHMAMNTWNSTGVGPRRNTLGLGSVEITLPQGEGLGSAEDRLKSAGRAVQRTGRGLEVRDPWNTLLVLSEAEVPAGVGTDAGPSAEAAPETKEDTPRVN is encoded by the coding sequence ATGCAGCATCAGCCCATCAGTGGGCGCCCCGTCGCCGATCTGCTGCCCGCCGGCCTGTCCATGGGGATGGTGACCCTGAAGTCGGACAACGTGGCACGCCTGCGGGCCTATTACGAGCAGGCCCTGGGCCTCGTCGCCCTGGCCGAGGATGGCCCCCATGTCGTCCTGGGTCGGTCCGGCGTGCCGCTTGTCGGCATCGAGGAGGCACGCGGCCTCAAGCTCCCGACTGAGGGTGAGGCCGGCCTCTATCACGTGGCCATCCTCTTCGAGGAGGCTGCCGATCTCGCCGCCACGGTTTACTCGGCCGTGCGCCTGGACCCCACGCGGTTCGTCGGCAGTTCTGACCATCTCGTCTCTGAGGCCTTCTACTTCCAGGACCCGGACAACAACGGCATCGAACTCTACGTCGACCGGCCGCGTGACCAGTGGCAGTGGGGTTCCGACCGCCAGGTGGCCATGACGACCATCTACCTGCCGTGGGACCGGTACCTGGACACGCACCTCACCGAGGAGGCCGTGAACCGGCTGACCACCGCGCCCGCCGCCGTGGGACACGTCCACCTTCAGGTGGGGGACGTCCTGGAGGCAGAGGACTTCTATATCCGGGAGCTCGGCTTCGAGAAGACCACCGCGCTCGGCACCATGGCCCTGTTCGTGTCCGCGGGCGGGTATCACCACCACATGGCGATGAACACGTGGAACTCCACCGGTGTCGGGCCCCGCCGCAACACACTCGGTCTGGGATCCGTGGAGATCACGCTGCCGCAGGGCGAGGGGCTGGGGTCCGCCGAGGACCGGCTCAAGAGTGCCGGCCGGGCCGTCCAGCGCACCGGGCGCGGCCTCGAGGTCCGCGACCCGTGGAACACGCTGCTCGTGCTCTCCGAGGCCGAGGTGCCGGCCGGCGTCGGGACCGATGCTGGGCCTAGCGCGGAGGCCGCGCCCGAGACGAAGGAGGACACCCCTCGGGTGAACTAG
- the rimM gene encoding ribosome maturation factor RimM (Essential for efficient processing of 16S rRNA): MPQPGAETPPRDDREQVRVARIGKPHGIHGEVTVQVFTDEPGERFSPGAVLQGRRGGQGAGRDGTLTVVRARWNKDILLLALEEAADRNQAEALRGTELFAEPEEAGEDDAWYEEDLVGLAVMVDGTKVGTVTGLVTGEVQDLLEVELDGGTSALVPFVEEIVPEVDPESGTITLTPPPGLLTLNDPTADGSSAAEDPA; the protein is encoded by the coding sequence ATGCCGCAGCCAGGTGCTGAGACCCCGCCCCGGGACGACCGCGAGCAGGTCCGCGTCGCGAGGATCGGCAAGCCCCATGGCATCCATGGTGAGGTGACCGTCCAGGTGTTCACGGACGAGCCCGGAGAGCGGTTCAGCCCAGGAGCGGTGCTGCAGGGCCGCCGTGGCGGTCAGGGCGCCGGCCGGGACGGGACGCTGACCGTGGTCCGGGCCCGGTGGAACAAGGACATCCTCTTGCTGGCCCTGGAGGAGGCGGCCGACCGCAACCAGGCCGAGGCACTCCGCGGCACCGAGCTCTTCGCCGAGCCGGAGGAGGCGGGGGAGGATGACGCCTGGTACGAGGAGGACCTGGTCGGACTGGCCGTCATGGTCGACGGCACGAAGGTCGGCACGGTGACCGGGTTGGTCACCGGAGAGGTCCAGGACCTGCTGGAGGTGGAGCTCGACGGCGGAACCAGCGCGCTCGTGCCGTTCGTCGAGGAGATCGTCCCGGAGGTTGATCCCGAGTCCGGCACGATCACTCTGACGCCACCGCCGGGCCTGTTGACGCTCAACGACCCCACGGCTGATGGCAGCTCTGCAGCGGAGGATCCTGCATGA
- a CDS encoding RNA-binding protein, translating to MLQEALEHLVRGIVDSPEDVQVDLRNNRRGEVLEVRVDPADLGRVIGRQGRTATALRTVLGGLAGHAVRVDVVDTDRRR from the coding sequence ATGCTGCAGGAAGCGCTCGAACATCTGGTCCGGGGAATCGTGGATTCCCCGGAAGATGTTCAGGTCGACCTGCGGAACAACCGTCGCGGCGAAGTCCTCGAGGTTCGTGTCGATCCCGCCGACCTGGGTCGGGTGATCGGCCGCCAGGGCCGGACCGCCACCGCGTTGCGCACCGTGCTGGGCGGCCTCGCCGGCCACGCGGTCCGGGTCGACGTCGTGGACACCGACCGCCGCCGGTAG
- a CDS encoding ribonuclease HII, whose translation MTTRTVVHGPDLSVELSLVAERLALASPAGAGDVGRTGRPLLVAGMDEVGRGALAGPVSVGVVVAALPDAGPQPAVRDSKVLSAKRREALVPEILAWGAAAAVGHAEPGEIDRYGISAALALAGRRAWHRVATDLGRIPDALVLDGRDNWLPRSPLQASVGLAPGPGAVHLQVKADATCATVAAASILAKVERDGLMTGLAEAFPDYGWEGNKGYGAAVHRQAILDRGPSPYHRMSWNLGLSRGQESTPVWPQRPEQGREQGLQQGEWTA comes from the coding sequence ATGACCACGCGGACCGTCGTGCACGGCCCCGACCTGTCCGTCGAGCTGTCCCTCGTCGCGGAGCGGCTGGCCCTCGCCTCACCCGCAGGTGCTGGCGACGTCGGGCGCACCGGGCGCCCGCTGCTGGTCGCCGGCATGGACGAGGTGGGCCGGGGTGCCCTCGCCGGTCCGGTGAGCGTGGGGGTCGTCGTCGCGGCCCTGCCCGACGCCGGCCCGCAACCGGCCGTCCGTGACTCCAAGGTCTTGTCCGCCAAGCGTCGGGAGGCGCTGGTCCCCGAGATCCTCGCCTGGGGTGCCGCGGCCGCCGTCGGGCACGCGGAACCGGGGGAGATCGACCGGTACGGGATCTCCGCAGCCCTGGCCCTCGCGGGTCGGCGGGCCTGGCACCGAGTGGCGACTGATCTGGGGCGCATCCCGGATGCGCTGGTGCTGGACGGGCGTGACAATTGGCTGCCGCGTTCCCCTCTTCAGGCGAGCGTCGGGTTGGCCCCCGGCCCCGGTGCGGTGCACCTCCAGGTCAAGGCCGATGCGACATGTGCCACCGTGGCCGCCGCCTCGATCCTGGCCAAGGTGGAACGCGACGGGCTGATGACCGGCCTGGCGGAGGCCTTTCCCGACTACGGTTGGGAGGGCAACAAGGGCTACGGGGCCGCGGTGCACCGGCAGGCCATCCTGGACCGGGGGCCGAGCCCCTACCATCGGATGAGCTGGAACCTGGGCCTGTCCCGGGGCCAGGAATCGACCCCGGTCTGGCCGCAGAGGCCGGAACAGGGCCGGGAGCAGGGCCTGCAGCAGGGAGAATGGACGGCATGA
- the lepB gene encoding signal peptidase I: MTDLSSDSSPRQRRGRRNPLGNRRPRRRRLRAAFEAHPARAWAVLVGAVLIAAVLAAALLRSTVADLYRIPSESMEPLLLPGDRISVDRGAYAAEPVERGDVVVVDGEGSFAPYDSRPAPARAVDEALQWLGLAPDTSAYVKRVAGVGGDTVSCCSADGLLKVNGEAVPEDYLAEPPASRTSFTAEVPEGRLFLLGDNRHHSLDSRGLLGAPGGGMVEETKVIGKVTGIAWPVERRTPLEPGPGAGER, encoded by the coding sequence ATGACCGACTTGTCGTCAGACTCGTCGCCTCGTCAGCGCCGCGGGCGCCGGAACCCCCTGGGGAACCGGCGCCCGCGGCGTCGTCGTCTCCGGGCGGCGTTCGAGGCACATCCCGCCCGGGCCTGGGCCGTCCTCGTCGGCGCGGTGCTGATCGCCGCCGTGCTGGCCGCTGCCCTGCTGCGCAGCACCGTGGCGGATCTGTATCGCATCCCCTCCGAGTCCATGGAGCCACTGCTGCTCCCCGGAGACCGCATCAGTGTGGACCGAGGGGCCTACGCGGCCGAACCCGTGGAGCGGGGCGACGTGGTCGTCGTGGACGGGGAGGGCAGCTTCGCGCCCTACGATTCCCGGCCGGCGCCGGCCCGCGCGGTGGACGAGGCGCTGCAATGGCTCGGCCTGGCACCGGACACCTCCGCCTACGTGAAGCGGGTGGCCGGCGTGGGCGGGGACACCGTCTCCTGCTGCAGCGCTGACGGCCTGCTCAAGGTCAACGGCGAGGCCGTCCCGGAGGACTATCTCGCCGAGCCGCCGGCCTCCCGCACCTCGTTCACCGCCGAGGTGCCCGAGGGGCGGCTGTTCCTCCTGGGGGACAACCGCCACCACTCCCTCGATTCGCGCGGCCTCCTGGGCGCCCCGGGCGGCGGCATGGTCGAGGAGACCAAGGTCATCGGGAAGGTGACCGGCATCGCGTGGCCCGTGGAGCGACGCACCCCGCTGGAGCCCGGTCCTGGAGCGGGCGAGCGGTAG
- a CDS encoding DUF2469 domain-containing protein, whose protein sequence is MSGDELENYESEMELQLYREYRDVVGLFRYVVETERRFYLANAVEVKARSEGGEVFFEVLMEDAWVWDIYRTARFVKRVRVLSFKDVNVEELPQSDDLQLPQDGPPLP, encoded by the coding sequence ATGAGCGGCGACGAACTCGAGAACTACGAATCCGAGATGGAGCTTCAGCTCTACCGGGAGTACCGCGATGTGGTCGGCCTCTTCCGGTACGTGGTGGAGACCGAACGCCGCTTCTACCTGGCCAATGCGGTCGAGGTGAAGGCCCGATCTGAAGGCGGTGAGGTGTTCTTTGAAGTCCTGATGGAGGACGCCTGGGTGTGGGACATCTACCGCACCGCCCGCTTCGTCAAGCGGGTGCGGGTGCTCAGCTTCAAGGACGTCAACGTGGAGGAACTCCCGCAGAGCGACGACCTTCAGCTGCCCCAGGACGGGCCGCCCCTGCCGTAA
- the ffh gene encoding signal recognition particle protein: MFNSLSDRLAATFKNLKGKGRLSEADIDATAREIRRALLDADVAVPVVREFISHVKERALGEEVSQALNPGQQIVKIVNEELVAILGGETRRLNLAKNPPTVIMLVGLQGAGKTTLAGKLSKHLKEQGHTPMLVAADLQRPNAVKQLQVNGERAGVPVYAPHPGVSSEFEDPSGDPVQVARNGVAEATAKYNDIVIVDTAGRLGMDAELMQQAADIRAAVQPDEVLFVLDAMIGQDAVATAQAFNEGVGFTGVVLSKLDGDARGGAALSVRSVTGKPVMFASTGENLGDFEVFHPDRMASRILDMGDVMSLIEQAERNWDRADAEKMAQKFVDQEDFTLDDFLDQMQQIKKMGSMKKLLMMMPGAQGMRQQLEQFDERQIDRIEAIIRSMTPHERVAPKIINGSRRARIARGAGVQVSEINGLLERFGQAQKMMKKMAAGGGMPGMPGMPGGGAGGAGGARKGKGKGKKAKPKSGNPAKAAQEMRELEDRRKRSGSPAAGSAFGQGVEGGLDGGFDPSSLNLPKGFEKYLGGN, translated from the coding sequence GTGTTCAACTCCCTGTCCGATCGCCTGGCCGCCACCTTCAAGAACCTGAAGGGCAAGGGGCGCCTGTCCGAAGCGGATATCGACGCCACTGCCCGTGAGATCCGGCGGGCCCTGCTGGATGCTGACGTGGCCGTTCCGGTGGTGCGGGAGTTCATCAGTCACGTCAAGGAGCGGGCCCTCGGCGAAGAAGTCAGCCAGGCCCTGAATCCCGGCCAGCAGATCGTCAAGATCGTCAACGAGGAACTGGTCGCCATCCTCGGTGGTGAGACGCGGCGGTTGAACCTCGCGAAGAATCCCCCGACGGTCATCATGCTCGTCGGCCTGCAGGGTGCGGGTAAGACCACTCTGGCGGGCAAGCTCTCCAAGCACCTGAAGGAACAGGGCCACACCCCGATGCTGGTGGCGGCTGACCTCCAGCGCCCCAATGCGGTCAAGCAGCTCCAGGTCAATGGCGAGCGGGCCGGCGTGCCGGTCTACGCCCCGCACCCGGGCGTCTCCAGTGAGTTCGAGGATCCCAGCGGGGATCCGGTGCAGGTGGCCCGGAACGGCGTGGCCGAGGCCACGGCCAAGTACAACGACATCGTGATCGTGGACACCGCCGGCCGTCTCGGCATGGACGCCGAGCTCATGCAGCAGGCCGCGGACATCCGCGCGGCGGTCCAGCCGGACGAGGTCCTCTTCGTCCTTGACGCCATGATCGGCCAGGATGCCGTGGCCACGGCCCAGGCCTTCAACGAGGGTGTCGGCTTCACGGGCGTGGTGCTCTCCAAGCTCGACGGCGACGCTCGCGGCGGTGCCGCCCTCTCGGTGCGCTCGGTGACGGGCAAGCCCGTGATGTTCGCCTCCACGGGTGAGAACCTCGGCGACTTCGAGGTCTTCCACCCGGACCGTATGGCCTCACGCATCCTGGACATGGGTGACGTGATGAGCCTGATCGAGCAGGCTGAGCGCAACTGGGACCGGGCCGATGCTGAGAAGATGGCCCAGAAGTTCGTGGACCAAGAGGACTTCACCCTCGACGACTTCCTTGATCAGATGCAGCAGATCAAGAAGATGGGCTCCATGAAGAAGCTCCTGATGATGATGCCCGGGGCTCAGGGCATGCGTCAGCAGCTCGAGCAGTTCGATGAGCGGCAGATCGACCGCATCGAGGCCATCATCCGGTCCATGACTCCGCACGAGCGGGTGGCCCCCAAGATCATCAACGGCTCCCGCCGGGCCCGCATCGCCCGCGGCGCCGGTGTCCAGGTCTCCGAGATCAACGGCCTGTTGGAGCGTTTTGGTCAGGCCCAGAAGATGATGAAGAAGATGGCGGCCGGCGGCGGCATGCCGGGAATGCCCGGGATGCCCGGAGGTGGAGCCGGTGGGGCCGGCGGCGCCCGCAAGGGCAAGGGCAAGGGCAAGAAGGCCAAGCCCAAGTCGGGCAACCCGGCCAAGGCGGCCCAGGAGATGCGTGAACTCGAGGACCGCCGCAAGCGGTCTGGCTCCCCGGCCGCAGGTTCTGCCTTCGGTCAGGGCGTCGAGGGCGGTCTGGACGGCGGCTTCGACCCGTCGTCACTGAACCTTCCCAAGGGGTTCGAGAAGTACCTCGGCGGCAACTGA
- the lepB gene encoding signal peptidase I, with protein sequence MAQENYPGAPEAPRGEGSGTTPAETPIETAAGHDAGHVAGPATDHAGAPSGGHRLWLAVREVVLIVLITLLASFLVKTFLFRAYYIPSGSMEQTLQINDRIFVNLLVPGPFDVERGDVVVFEDTKGWLGEPAPVASNPVREALEFIGLMPNSSEQHLVKRLIGLPGDRVECCTAEGMLTVNGTPVEEPYLHPGSAPSDIPFDVTVPEGQIWVMGDHRDASADSRMHQDGPGNGFISLDDVTGRAEVIAWPLSRWGDAGGNRDAFEHVPDPEAARTESE encoded by the coding sequence ATGGCCCAGGAGAACTACCCGGGGGCACCTGAGGCCCCTCGAGGGGAAGGCTCTGGGACGACCCCCGCCGAGACCCCCATCGAAACCGCCGCAGGCCACGATGCTGGTCATGTCGCCGGCCCGGCCACGGACCATGCCGGTGCACCGTCTGGAGGGCACCGGCTCTGGCTCGCGGTCCGTGAAGTCGTCCTGATCGTGCTCATCACCCTGCTGGCCTCCTTCCTGGTCAAGACCTTCCTGTTCCGCGCGTACTACATCCCCTCCGGGTCCATGGAGCAGACGCTGCAGATCAATGACCGGATCTTCGTCAACCTCCTGGTCCCCGGCCCCTTCGATGTGGAGCGCGGTGACGTGGTGGTCTTCGAGGACACCAAGGGATGGCTCGGAGAGCCGGCCCCGGTGGCGTCCAACCCCGTCCGCGAGGCCCTCGAGTTCATCGGCCTGATGCCGAACTCCTCCGAGCAGCACCTCGTCAAGCGGCTCATCGGCCTGCCGGGGGACCGGGTGGAGTGCTGCACCGCCGAGGGGATGCTCACCGTCAACGGCACCCCGGTCGAGGAGCCGTACCTGCACCCGGGGTCAGCCCCTTCGGACATCCCCTTCGACGTCACAGTGCCCGAAGGCCAGATCTGGGTCATGGGCGACCACCGGGACGCCTCCGCCGATTCCCGCATGCACCAGGACGGCCCGGGCAACGGCTTCATCAGCCTGGACGACGTGACCGGCCGCGCCGAGGTCATCGCCTGGCCCCTCTCCCGCTGGGGAGATGCCGGCGGCAACCGCGACGCCTTCGAGCACGTCCCGGATCCCGAGGCGGCCCGGACGGAGTCCGAATGA
- the rplS gene encoding 50S ribosomal protein L19, which produces MHILDSLDAPSLRNDVPDFRPGDTVKVHVNIVEGKTARVQVFQGFVMGRHGHGVRETFRIRKVSFGVGVERTFPVHSPVIDKIELVSRGDVRRAKLYYMRDRHGKAAKIKEKRDFSTKKA; this is translated from the coding sequence ATGCATATTCTCGACTCCCTCGATGCGCCCTCGCTGCGCAACGACGTTCCCGATTTCCGCCCCGGTGACACCGTCAAGGTGCACGTGAACATCGTCGAAGGCAAGACCGCCCGCGTGCAGGTCTTCCAGGGCTTCGTCATGGGCCGCCACGGCCATGGCGTGCGCGAGACCTTCCGTATCCGTAAGGTGTCCTTCGGCGTCGGCGTGGAGCGTACCTTCCCGGTGCACTCCCCGGTCATCGACAAGATCGAGCTCGTCTCCCGCGGTGACGTGCGCCGCGCCAAGCTGTACTACATGCGCGATCGCCACGGCAAGGCCGCCAAGATCAAGGAGAAGCGCGACTTCTCGACCAAGAAGGCCTGA
- the trmD gene encoding tRNA (guanosine(37)-N1)-methyltransferase TrmD: MRIDVVTIFPEYLQALDVSLIGKARREGLLDIRIHDLRDHTSDRHRTVDDTPYGGGAGMVMKPEPWALALEAIAASAADADDADGARPVLLVPTPSGTLFRQSVAQELAGADHLVVACGRYEGIDERLFEWAAELFEVRLVSLGDYVLNGGEVAALAMIEAVGRLVPGVVGNPESLVEESHSDGLLEYPVYTKPSSWRERDVPEILLSGDHGRIAAWRHDQQLARTRARRPDLLPPESTVPGDKTVSDLA; encoded by the coding sequence ATGAGGATCGACGTCGTCACGATCTTCCCCGAGTACCTCCAGGCCCTCGACGTCTCGTTGATCGGCAAGGCCCGCCGGGAGGGCCTGCTGGACATCCGCATCCACGACCTGCGCGACCACACCTCCGACCGGCATCGCACCGTGGACGACACCCCCTATGGCGGGGGTGCCGGCATGGTCATGAAGCCGGAGCCCTGGGCGTTGGCGCTCGAGGCGATCGCAGCCTCCGCAGCTGACGCCGACGACGCCGATGGTGCGCGTCCGGTCTTGCTGGTGCCGACGCCGTCGGGCACGTTGTTCCGACAGTCCGTGGCCCAGGAGCTGGCCGGGGCGGACCACCTCGTGGTGGCCTGCGGACGCTATGAGGGGATCGACGAGCGACTGTTCGAATGGGCCGCCGAGCTCTTCGAGGTGCGGCTGGTCTCCCTCGGTGACTACGTCCTCAACGGCGGAGAGGTGGCGGCCCTGGCGATGATCGAGGCCGTGGGGCGACTGGTTCCCGGGGTGGTCGGCAACCCGGAATCCCTCGTGGAGGAGTCCCACAGCGACGGACTGCTCGAGTACCCGGTCTACACCAAGCCCTCCTCGTGGCGTGAGCGCGACGTCCCTGAGATCCTGCTGTCCGGCGACCACGGGCGGATCGCCGCCTGGCGGCACGACCAGCAGTTGGCCCGCACCCGGGCCCGGCGCCCGGACCTGTTGCCGCCCGAGTCCACCGTGCCAGGAGACAAGACGGTCTCGGATCTGGCATAA
- the ftsY gene encoding signal recognition particle-docking protein FtsY, with protein sequence MISLASVLLVGLVLLVFIDRRPKSPRGVYPTTRDANDPGPSGTGSTAVLDRPETDDAGHAGTAVAEPEAPVAAPVPATDVVEAEAPTAPELETPAPVAGRLARLRARLAKSNSIFGKGLLALLSTDNITDDVWDEVEETLLLADLGTEPTMELVDNLRERVTVEGSRDPQQVKAMLHEELVKMVDPNMDRRLDASRKDGRPAVMMVVGVNGVGKTTTVGKIGRVLVAEDRHVVFGAADTFRAAAAEQLATWGAHVGVDTVRSHEDGADPASVAFEAVKTGIEQEADVVIVDTAGRLQNKANLMDELGKIKRVIEKQAAVDEVLLVLDATTGQNGLAQAKVFAEVVNITGIALTKLDGTAKGGIVVAIQRELGVPVKLVGLGEGPDDLAPFNAEGFVEALLD encoded by the coding sequence TTGATTTCGCTTGCCTCTGTCCTGCTCGTCGGCCTGGTCCTGCTGGTCTTCATCGACCGCAGGCCCAAGAGCCCCCGGGGCGTCTACCCGACCACTCGTGACGCCAATGATCCGGGCCCCAGCGGTACTGGGAGCACCGCGGTCCTCGATCGTCCGGAGACGGACGACGCCGGCCACGCGGGTACCGCGGTCGCCGAACCCGAGGCGCCGGTCGCCGCCCCCGTGCCCGCCACAGACGTGGTGGAGGCCGAGGCACCGACCGCCCCCGAGCTGGAGACACCGGCTCCTGTGGCCGGCCGACTGGCGCGGCTGCGTGCGCGCCTGGCCAAGTCCAACAGCATCTTCGGCAAGGGCCTGTTGGCGCTGCTGTCCACGGACAACATCACCGATGACGTCTGGGACGAGGTGGAGGAGACCCTCCTGCTGGCGGACCTCGGCACCGAGCCCACCATGGAACTCGTGGACAACCTGCGCGAACGCGTCACCGTGGAGGGGTCCCGCGACCCCCAACAGGTCAAGGCCATGCTCCACGAGGAACTGGTCAAGATGGTCGATCCGAACATGGACCGCCGCCTGGACGCCTCCCGCAAGGATGGGCGCCCGGCCGTGATGATGGTCGTCGGCGTCAACGGTGTTGGCAAGACCACCACCGTCGGCAAGATCGGGCGCGTGCTCGTGGCCGAGGACCGCCATGTCGTCTTCGGCGCCGCTGACACCTTCCGTGCGGCCGCTGCCGAGCAGCTGGCCACGTGGGGTGCACACGTGGGCGTGGACACCGTCCGCTCCCACGAGGATGGGGCCGATCCGGCCTCGGTGGCCTTCGAGGCCGTGAAGACCGGCATCGAGCAGGAGGCGGACGTGGTCATCGTGGACACCGCCGGGCGTCTGCAGAACAAGGCCAACCTCATGGACGAGCTGGGCAAGATCAAGCGCGTCATCGAGAAGCAGGCGGCCGTGGACGAGGTGCTGCTCGTTCTGGACGCCACCACCGGACAGAACGGCCTGGCCCAGGCCAAGGTCTTCGCCGAGGTCGTCAACATCACCGGCATCGCCCTGACCAAGCTTGACGGCACCGCCAAGGGCGGCATCGTGGTGGCCATCCAGCGTGAGCTCGGCGTCCCGGTCAAGCTCGTCGGCCTGGGCGAGGGCCCGGACGATCTCGCCCCGTTCAACGCCGAGGGCTTCGTGGAGGCCCTGCTCGACTGA